In one window of Rhinopithecus roxellana isolate Shanxi Qingling chromosome 15, ASM756505v1, whole genome shotgun sequence DNA:
- the LOC104678906 gene encoding tripartite motif-containing protein 64C produces the protein MDSDTLQAFQNELICSICMNFFIDPVTIDCGHSFCRPCLYLCWEEGRAPMCCPECREISGKPDFNTNVTLKKLASLARQTRPQNINNSHNICVLHEETKELFCEVDKQLLCGPCSESPEHMAHSHSPIGWAAEECREKLIKEMDYLWKINQQTQNNLNQETRKFHSLVDYVSLRKVIITIQYQKMHIFLDEEEQLHLQALEREAKELFQQLQDSQVRMTQHLERMKDMYRELWETCHMPDVEMLQDVRNVSARADLAQMQKSQPVNPELTSWRITGVLDMLNNFRVDNALSTEMTPCSISLSEDVRRVIFGDDHRSAPMDPQGVESFAVWGAQAFTSGRQYWEVDVTHSSTWILGVCRDSGTADTNIVIDSDETFLLISSKRSNHYSLSTNSPPLIQHVQRPLGRVGVFLDYDNGSVSFFDVSKGSLIYGFPPSSFSSPLRPFFCFGCT, from the exons ATGGATTCAGACACCCTGCAAGCCTTCCAGAATGAGCTCATTTGCTCCATTTGCATGAACTTCTTCATAGACCCGGTCACCATTGACTGTGGGCACAGCTTTTGCAGGCCCTGTCTCTACCTCTGCTGGGAAGAAGGCAGAGCACCAATGTGCTGCCCTGAGTGCAGAGAAATCTCAGGGAAGCCTGACTTCAACACCAATGTTACACTCAAAAAGCTGGCTTCCCTAGCCAGACAGACCAGACCTCAGAACATCAACAACTCACACAACATCTGTGTGCTCCATGAGGAGACTAAGGAGCTCTTCTGTGAGGTTGACAAGCAATTGCTCTGTGGGCCCTGCTCTGAGTCACCAGAGCACATGGCTCACAGCCACAGTCCAATAGGATGGGCTGCTGAGGAATGCAGG GAGAAACTTATAAAGGAAATGGACTATTTATGGAAAATCAATCAACAGACACAAAATAATCTAAATCAGGAAACTAGAAAATTTCATTCGTTAGTG GACTATGTGTCATTAAGGAAGGTGATAATCACTATTCAATATCAAAAGATGCATATATTTCTCGATGAGGAGGAGCAACTGCATCTGCAGGCACTGGAAAGAGAAGCAAAAGAGCTTTTCCAACAACTACAAGACAGTCAAGTGAGAATGACCCAACATTTAGAAAGGATGAAAGACATGTACAGAGAGCTGTGGGAGACGTGCCACATGCCTGACGTGGAGATGCTCCAG gATGTGAGAAATGTATCGGCAAG GGCTGATTTGGCACAGATGCAGAAGTCCCAGCCAGTGAACCCGGAGCTCACTTCATGGCGCATAACTGGAGTCCTAGACATGCTCAACAACTTCAGAG TGGATAATGCTCTGAGCACGGAAATGACTCCTTGCTCTATAAGCCTTTCTGAGGATGTGAGACGTGTGATATTTGGAGATGACCATCGCAGTGCACCAATGGATCCCCAGGGAGTGGAGAGCTTTGCTGTGTGGGGAGCGCAAGCATTCACCTCCGGCAGGCAGTACTGGGAAGTGGATGTGACCCACTCTTCCACCTGGATTCTGGGAGTCTGTCGAGATTCCGGGACAGCAGATACCAATATCGTTATTGATTCTGatgaaacatttttgttaatttccTCAAAGAGGAGCAATCACTATAGTCTCTCCACCAACTCTCCACCTTTAAttcagcatgtgcaaaggcctcTGGGTCGGGTTGGGGTGTTTCTGGATTATGATAATGGATCTGTGAGTTTTTTTGATGTTTCTAAAGGTTCTCTTATCTAtggttttcctccttcctccttctcttcccctctgaGGCCTTTCTTTTGCTTTGGTTGTACATGA